DNA from Cyprinus carpio isolate SPL01 chromosome B3, ASM1834038v1, whole genome shotgun sequence:
GTATgcgtctggccaatcagtgtCTGCTCACGTCACGGTAgcaccagttgtgctggttagaccctgctccggagtaggactGCGTTCCACTCCAGGTTTAGACACACTAGtgaacttccctaagcacttccccTCAGGAGAAACCCTGCCGCCATTTTGAAATTGTGTTTATTTCCCCCAAATATGAGGATTGTGTGTTCCCTTTTGTCCCTATCGAAACAATTTTGacatgtttcggtagtgacaattCAATGGGATAACcgacaaaaaaactaaaagataTAACTACCGAAACTTCACCAAATGATTAGATAGTTTAGATACTTTTGAACCAAGATCAAAGATGCTAATCAGCACATGGTTAGCTAGCACAGTTCTGAACAGtggtacacacacaaaaactaaatgttaGGGAATAACTctcaaaaaagtgtgcttaattgcagaATAAAGGTGTTCGGTAGTGACGTTCCTTAGAGTTACACACAGACTTTCAGACTTTTTGTATTAATGAAAAGTTCTCAATATTTTCTATACAACActgaaccacaatttctttaaggaaatatacacactatttttaattatcttaggttgtttttttttttcatgtctctgGAGGTTTTTAATGTGTGTCCGGTGAAGCTCTGTGTGTAAACCCTTCATTACAATCAGGGTTTTCTGACCTTTAGAGGTTTGATCGACTCAAAAACCATGATTCATGAAGGATTTCTGAAAGCTAATGGATAAAGGGCAGGTCTAAACTCTCAAAATAATAGTCCACATCTCTTTAATTATCTATCGAGCACCATTACGTGATGGAGCCAAGACTGTTTTGTGTTCACATGCTCTATGCAGGTTACTACTGTAATCATAATAAAGCTTTGTatgattttttgtgtgttctcGGTGTTCAGTATACAGCCTTGACTAAATGTATTAAACTGCAGTAGCTACTGATGCTCAAGACTTTCACGAATCACTTGTTTTGAACCAgttttccaaaactttttttttgaaccGAAGTCACGTGATTTCGGTAAACGGTGCTTCGTTGCgttaaaacatttctaaatttaaacGGTTGTCGGCTGATCATCTGAAGCGAGTCTGAACGTGaatgaaatgaacagaaacacaaGAACAGTGACAGAATATAGAGCTTTATTCATCCGTCTACACCAGGTCTATCAGGACTGATCCACTTatgaattatgattataatattatCAAAAGGAATTTACAGAAGAgttcatctctcacacacacacaccaggattAAAAACTGAGAAGGCAGATATAGAAGTGTTAACTGTACTTTTCTTCTGGCTAAATAGTAAACTGCATACATGAGTGGGCTGCACCAGCTCACACTGAATCAAATGAGCCGATCAGAAAGAATCATCTGGGACACGAGCGAATCGCTGCGGTCCTCCAGAAGAGTCCGTGTTCGTGTGGCTCAGTTGTTCTTCTTTTCTGGATTCTCAGGAGGGAAGTACGGAGGAGGCTGATCCTGAACAACAGCAGACACATGAGGAATCGATTCAAATGACTCACATGTAGAAGTGATTCACTTCACATCCACACCAACATGCACTTCCATAGTGCTGGAGCAGTAAGAAAGCAGGTTTTGATTCTTTTTACGACCCTGTGAAatcctttttattttctctggTCTAATCAGtagaatttatttcatttaataatgaatacaaatgatATGAGGTTTATTTTCTAGATTATGATTTAATATGGAATTGCCATTATAAATGAATTGAATGAAgcaatttaatcaatatttaaaaaggaaaattttattattttttgtatttattattaacatctgACTACAAAGACTACAGATTTTAGTCTAGGATTAATGAAATCTTTGAGGATTTTCAAAgtttgtctcagacgaccaaatCAAGGCTAAAATCTCTCAGTGTGCGCTGGGCTTTAGTTATCTTTGTCCTTGTTTTAATTATTCCACTCCCACAGTTAAGTTAATAATTACCTCCAAAACTGAATCTAatcttattcattttattcaaaattactatagtgctgtattttttttaaactaataaaaatgaccaaaaaaaagttaaagaatacagaaacaaaaatgtgtCTGAAAAGAAAGCGCATGATTATAATAGCCGTGAGTTGtgttgttttagtgtgtgtgtgtgtgtgtgtctcaccatGGGCATGTAGACGCTGTGAGGGTTGTTGGGATTGTAGAAGGCGCTGCTGGCCGCTTCTGCTGCTTTAGGGTTTCCATTAGCCactgaaaaacacagacagatgGAGATCATGTGACCGGAGCCACACacacgtgagtgtgtgtgtgtgtgtgtttacctggaGCAGGACACCAGTTCTGAGGAGGTCCGGGGTACGGAGGAGGAGGAGCCATGTACATGGGAGCGCTGGGatacacacctacacacacacacaaagagagtgAGCTCATCCGTTATGAAGACATGCGTGTGATTCTCCAGCTCAGACTGTCTGACCGTACCTGCAGCAGGGGGTTGTGGGTAGGGGTTGTACCCGGCCTGTGGCATGCTGGGATATGGGTACGGGTACGGCTGCGGCTGCATCTGCGGCATGGCTGGACTGGCGTATCCGTTCATTCCTGCGGCCAATCCGAACGCTCCGGTCTGAGCCGGAGGAGCTCGAGAcgctgcattcacacacacacacacacacacacacacacacacacacacacattcaatgaCTGAGTGTCtctttgatttaataattcaccAATTTTGTGACTGAGTGACTCAATGATTGAGTGATTCATTGATTCAGAGACTCAGTGATTCAATGTCTGAGTGACTCAGtgattcattgattcagtgaCTGAGTGACTCAGTGATTCGGTGACTCAGTCAGGGTTGTGGCCAGAAGGGATACAGCTCCCACTGGAAACGAAATCTAATAGGTggaaatttaatttcttattttgcgttttattaatgttaacaccTACctcttacaataatgcaaaaaaattgaTTATTGCTGTACAGCGTGACAAAAATTGCtctatattgatgtgcgcatgcccagtagaagAATCTGTATACTATCTATGCTTAACCtttatttggttaattttttaattggttatttggtttgttggttggttggttattTGTTGATTGAGTGACTCATTGACTCAGTGATTGTTTCCTGACCGTTGGTGGCCAGTTTGAAGAGGTGCTGTCCCAGCTCAATGGCTCCTCCGCTGGGGAAAGACATCTTGAAGTTGGCCTGACCTTCCCAtccacctgagagagagagatagttgattgtttgctgaCCGCACAGCACAACAGGTGCATGCTGGGTAAAGTGCCGTACCTCCCGCCTCAGCTTTGATCAACCCCTGGATGTAGTTTGCAGCAAACACGGGCTGCTCGATGCTGCAGTTCTTCATCAGGTAATACGGGAACATGAAGGAGCAGAACTTCTCTTTCATCGTGCTGCTGACGAAcaccatctgaaacacacacacctgattaACCCGTGTCTGTGTGGGATCAGTTCACCCGCGTTTGGGCGGGTTATGGATTAGTTAAAATGTGTTGAAGTGGATTATAGATTAGTTAACCTGTAT
Protein-coding regions in this window:
- the LOC109058137 gene encoding WW domain-binding protein 2-like, with amino-acid sequence MTLNQNHHPNGGVLIQAGESILRECKNVELSFSDITPKNDLFKGTKKGSVFLTQYRMVFVSSTMKEKFCSFMFPYYLMKNCSIEQPVFAANYIQGLIKAEAGGGWEGQANFKMSFPSGGAIELGQHLFKLATNASRAPPAQTGAFGLAAGMNGYASPAMPQMQPQPYPYPYPSMPQAGYNPYPQPPAAGVYPSAPMYMAPPPPYPGPPQNWCPAPVANGNPKAAEAASSAFYNPNNPHSVYMPMDQPPPYFPPENPEKKNN